Proteins encoded together in one Rhodospirillaceae bacterium window:
- a CDS encoding GNAT family N-acetyltransferase, which translates to MVRMRAITLKLGPSAQNLGAKVAADLAGFILNMNPDQDLLFVAKRPDERFLGSIVIDGADYAGRGAHLRWFIVSPEAQRTGLGKQLLDRALGFCRERGYHRIYLYTFAGLDSARRLYEQAGFKLKEEQDAETWGPKMREQCFEMELLPHDPFENSEGG; encoded by the coding sequence TTGGTGCGCATGCGCGCTATTACGCTCAAACTTGGTCCTTCGGCGCAAAATTTGGGAGCCAAGGTCGCGGCAGATTTGGCAGGTTTCATCCTGAACATGAATCCGGATCAGGATCTGCTGTTCGTGGCCAAGCGTCCTGACGAGAGATTTCTCGGTTCGATCGTCATAGACGGCGCCGATTACGCGGGCAGGGGGGCGCATCTGCGCTGGTTCATCGTGTCACCCGAGGCCCAGCGCACGGGCCTTGGCAAGCAGCTGCTCGATCGGGCGCTCGGCTTTTGCCGCGAGCGCGGCTATCACCGCATCTACCTCTATACTTTTGCCGGCCTGGATTCCGCGCGCCGGCTTTATGAACAGGCTGGCTTCAAGCTGAAGGAAGAGCAGGATGCTGAAACCTGGGGACCGAAAATGCGCGAGCAGTGCTTTGAGATGGAACTGCTGCCGCACGATCCCTTCGAGAACTCCGAGGGCGGCTGA
- a CDS encoding peptidyl-prolyl cis-trans isomerase: MALGQVTKEKLPADIADQVFALPADGVSNALKSPFGLHVVHVQSVIPGSTRTLDEVKGEIRNTLALGRAADAMESVREQLQDELAGGASLEDAAAKLQLRLQKLDAIDATGKDLSGTDLGIAADAVGLIFSTEPGEPGDITGLNDGSYAIVQVTSITPPAVKPLDQVKDQVAQDWLAARQTELAQAKAATIVEKMKTAGDLAAEAAAQGLALTVSKPFFRSEGDSENGVNPGLAQALFKLKVGEFTIGNGPDGPIVARLTDITPADPETHVDDIKQLSERVAQSLAGDVQQQFFDALKTEIPVERDDEQWRKLIEQPDQ; the protein is encoded by the coding sequence GTGGCACTTGGCCAGGTGACGAAGGAAAAGCTGCCGGCCGACATCGCGGACCAGGTCTTTGCTCTGCCCGCTGACGGTGTCTCCAATGCTCTCAAGAGTCCCTTCGGCCTGCACGTGGTCCATGTTCAAAGTGTCATTCCCGGTTCGACCAGGACCCTCGATGAAGTGAAGGGTGAAATCCGCAATACTCTGGCGCTGGGTCGCGCGGCCGACGCCATGGAATCAGTACGCGAACAGCTCCAGGACGAACTGGCCGGCGGTGCATCGCTTGAGGATGCTGCCGCCAAGCTGCAATTGCGACTGCAAAAGCTCGATGCGATCGATGCGACGGGCAAGGATCTGTCCGGCACCGATCTCGGCATTGCGGCCGATGCTGTCGGCCTCATCTTCAGTACGGAACCCGGGGAACCTGGCGATATCACCGGGCTGAACGACGGCTCCTATGCCATCGTCCAGGTGACCTCGATAACCCCCCCAGCCGTGAAGCCACTTGATCAAGTGAAGGACCAGGTGGCTCAGGACTGGCTCGCTGCCAGGCAGACCGAGCTGGCCCAGGCCAAGGCGGCAACAATTGTCGAGAAGATGAAGACCGCCGGTGACCTTGCCGCCGAAGCGGCGGCGCAAGGCCTTGCGCTGACCGTGAGCAAGCCTTTCTTCCGCAGTGAAGGTGACAGCGAGAACGGCGTCAATCCGGGACTGGCCCAGGCCCTGTTCAAGTTGAAGGTGGGCGAATTCACCATCGGCAATGGACCGGATGGACCGATCGTGGCGCGCCTGACGGACATCACGCCCGCAGATCCGGAGACTCACGTCGACGATATCAAGCAGCTGTCGGAACGCGTTGCACAGTCATTGGCGGGCGATGTTCAGCAGCAGTTCTTCGACGCCCTGAAGACCGAGATTCCCGTCGAGCGCGATGACGAGCAGTGGCGAAAGCTGATCGAGCAGCCAGACCAATAG
- a CDS encoding peptidylprolyl isomerase: protein MLSSIRKHSRSWVVKALFALLIAAFAGWGIGADMFSGARTARPILKIGKNFEYTAVDFDRELKLSLQRLSQIQGVQVTPQMFADFGGAQRLVDQAESKGLLQAYGEKLGIDVPQQAAVQMIESDPDFANQTGQFDRARFEYVLRQLGQSEAQYVETIRGQLRANQILVALMGAVQAPEPLVRAVYHFTQEQRSAELLVIPTASITDAGTPDDATLKTWHEEHASNYQAPEYRAALLLQMTPSDFVQDVSVSDEEIQQDYDARQAEFSTPEIRDVEQVVVRIRPLQMPSSPGPRAASCSPRPSRKQPAGSPWHLAR from the coding sequence ATGCTCAGTTCTATTCGCAAACATTCGCGCTCTTGGGTCGTCAAAGCGCTGTTCGCTTTATTGATCGCGGCGTTTGCCGGGTGGGGCATTGGCGCAGATATGTTCTCGGGCGCCCGGACCGCCCGGCCGATCCTCAAGATCGGCAAGAACTTCGAATACACGGCGGTCGATTTCGACCGCGAACTGAAGCTGTCGCTGCAACGCCTCTCCCAGATCCAGGGCGTCCAGGTGACGCCGCAGATGTTTGCGGATTTTGGCGGCGCGCAGCGCCTGGTCGACCAGGCTGAAAGCAAGGGCCTGCTCCAGGCCTATGGTGAAAAGCTGGGGATCGACGTGCCGCAACAGGCAGCGGTCCAGATGATCGAGAGCGACCCCGATTTCGCCAACCAGACCGGCCAGTTCGATCGCGCGCGCTTTGAGTACGTCCTGCGTCAGCTGGGCCAGAGCGAAGCGCAATATGTCGAGACGATCCGCGGCCAGTTACGCGCCAACCAAATCCTCGTCGCCCTGATGGGCGCCGTTCAGGCGCCCGAACCGCTCGTGCGTGCCGTGTACCACTTTACCCAGGAGCAACGCAGCGCGGAACTATTGGTCATCCCGACGGCCAGCATCACCGATGCCGGCACCCCGGACGACGCAACCCTCAAGACATGGCACGAGGAGCACGCCAGCAACTACCAGGCGCCGGAATACCGCGCCGCGCTCTTGCTGCAGATGACGCCCTCCGACTTCGTTCAGGATGTGTCCGTGTCCGACGAGGAGATTCAGCAGGATTATGACGCCCGCCAGGCCGAGTTCTCGACGCCTGAAATTCGCGATGTCGAGCAAGTCGTTGTCAGGATCAGGCCGTTGCAGATGCCATCATCGCCGGGACCAAGGGCGGCAAGCTGTTCGCCGAGGCCGTCAAGGAAGCAACCGGCGGGGAGCCCGTGGCACTTGGCCAGGTGA
- a CDS encoding triose-phosphate isomerase, producing MTTPGIRPLVAGNWKMNGSLAMATALVGDIAARHRAAGLKVDLLLCPPSSYLVTVNGLLGGTGMALGGQDCHTATSGAHTGDVSAAMLGDLGCRFVLLGHSERRADHGESSALVAAKAKAALAAGLTAVICVGETEAQRDAGQEKKVVENQIIESLPAGAGAENIVIAYEPVWAIGTGKTPTAGDVEAMHQHIRGLLVARVPGGAGMRILYGGSVKPSNAAELMAVPEVNGALVGGASLKAEDFWAIAEGAAKSAT from the coding sequence ATGACCACACCGGGTATTCGACCGCTCGTGGCGGGCAACTGGAAAATGAACGGCAGCCTTGCCATGGCCACGGCCCTGGTCGGGGATATCGCCGCCCGTCATCGCGCCGCCGGGCTGAAGGTGGATCTGCTGCTTTGTCCGCCTTCCTCCTATCTGGTGACCGTGAACGGCCTGCTGGGCGGAACGGGAATGGCCCTCGGCGGGCAGGACTGCCATACCGCCACGTCCGGAGCCCATACCGGCGACGTCTCGGCTGCGATGCTGGGCGACCTCGGCTGCCGCTTTGTCCTGCTGGGGCATTCGGAGCGCCGGGCCGATCACGGCGAGAGTTCCGCCCTGGTCGCTGCAAAAGCCAAGGCAGCCCTTGCGGCTGGCCTCACCGCTGTCATCTGCGTGGGTGAGACAGAAGCGCAGCGCGACGCGGGGCAGGAGAAGAAAGTCGTTGAAAATCAAATCATTGAATCGCTTCCGGCAGGCGCCGGGGCGGAGAATATCGTGATCGCCTATGAACCGGTCTGGGCGATCGGCACCGGCAAGACCCCGACGGCCGGGGATGTCGAAGCCATGCATCAGCATATCCGTGGTTTGCTGGTTGCCCGAGTCCCTGGCGGGGCAGGGATGCGCATCCTATATGGTGGTTCCGTGAAGCCCTCGAACGCCGCCGAGCTGATGGCGGTGCCGGAGGTAAATGGCGCCTTGGTCGGTGGTGCCAGCCTGAAAGCTGAGGATTTCTGGGCCATTGCCGAGGGGGCAGCCAAAAGCGCAACCTAG
- the secG gene encoding preprotein translocase subunit SecG: MFPIVLAIHVIITVFLIGIILTQKNEGGMGGLGGGASGGMAGFLSGRAQANLLTKATRWLAVGFFCTSLFLAFSDSHRGASQPIVGSTPAAATSPAAPAGDAPAGAVPAGDSGNVEATTPVQPAAPVEPAAPSGQ; the protein is encoded by the coding sequence CTGTTCCCGATCGTCCTGGCGATTCACGTCATCATTACGGTCTTCCTTATCGGCATCATCCTGACTCAGAAGAATGAGGGCGGGATGGGTGGCCTTGGCGGTGGTGCCTCCGGCGGCATGGCGGGCTTTTTGTCCGGTCGCGCCCAGGCGAACCTGCTGACGAAGGCCACGCGTTGGCTTGCCGTGGGCTTCTTCTGCACCAGCCTGTTCCTCGCCTTCTCGGACAGCCATCGGGGTGCCAGCCAGCCGATCGTCGGCAGTACGCCGGCGGCCGCGACATCGCCGGCCGCACCCGCGGGCGATGCGCCTGCTGGTGCTGTGCCGGCAGGTGATTCGGGCAATGTCGAGGCGACGACCCCCGTCCAGCCCGCGGCGCCGGTCGAACCGGCCGCGCCGTCCGGCCAATAA
- a CDS encoding CTP synthase, with the protein MTRFIFITGGVVSSLGKGLSSAALGALLQARGFKVRLRKLDPYINVDPGTMSPYQHGEVYVTDDGAETDLDLGHYERFTGISSRRSDSVTTGRIYSDVIAKERRGDYLGATIQVIPHVTDAIKDWIKADITDEDFILCEIGGTVGDIESLPFLEAIRQFANEVGRDQAMFVHLTLVPWIPAAGELKTKPTQHSVKELQSVGIQPDILLCRCDREVPAESRRKIAQFCNVRPSAVIQALDVDTIYAVPGAYHAEGYDDEVLRHFGLTAPAPDLSRWDALVSRIRQPEGEVTIAIVGKYISLLDAYKSLAEALRHGGISNNARVNLKWIDSEVFEREDAVRHLEGVHGILVPGGFGERGSEGKIQAVRFARERKVPYFGICFGMQMAVIEAARNLAGVPKAGYTEFGPCDEPVVGLMTEWVRGNVLEKRAKDSDLGGTMRLGAYECHLAKDSLVSHIYGDRILIRERHRHRYEVNYHYKERLEKVGLKFSGMSPDGVLPEIVEIPGHPWFVGVQFHPELKSRLFEPHPLFVSFIEAAVHQSRLV; encoded by the coding sequence ATGACGCGATTCATTTTTATCACCGGCGGCGTGGTCTCCTCTCTCGGCAAGGGTCTTTCGTCAGCAGCACTCGGTGCTTTGCTGCAAGCGCGCGGATTCAAGGTCCGCCTGCGCAAGCTCGACCCCTATATCAACGTCGATCCGGGCACGATGAGCCCGTATCAGCATGGCGAAGTCTATGTGACCGATGACGGGGCCGAGACCGACCTCGACCTCGGTCATTACGAGCGCTTTACCGGCATCTCCAGCCGCCGCTCAGACAGCGTCACGACGGGCCGCATCTATTCGGACGTGATCGCCAAGGAACGGCGCGGCGACTATCTCGGCGCCACCATCCAGGTCATTCCGCATGTGACCGATGCGATCAAGGATTGGATCAAGGCCGACATCACCGACGAGGATTTCATCCTGTGCGAGATCGGCGGCACGGTCGGCGATATCGAGAGCCTGCCGTTCCTGGAAGCCATTCGCCAGTTCGCCAATGAGGTCGGCCGCGACCAGGCGATGTTCGTCCATCTGACCCTGGTGCCGTGGATTCCGGCCGCTGGCGAACTCAAGACCAAGCCGACGCAGCATTCGGTCAAGGAACTACAATCGGTCGGTATCCAGCCCGATATCCTGCTGTGCCGCTGTGACCGCGAAGTGCCGGCGGAAAGCCGTCGCAAGATCGCCCAATTCTGCAATGTGCGCCCGTCGGCGGTGATCCAGGCGCTTGACGTCGATACCATCTATGCCGTGCCGGGCGCCTATCATGCCGAAGGCTATGACGACGAAGTGTTGCGCCATTTCGGTTTGACGGCGCCGGCCCCCGATCTTTCGCGCTGGGATGCCCTGGTCAGCCGCATCCGCCAGCCGGAAGGCGAGGTCACCATCGCCATTGTCGGCAAGTACATCTCGCTGCTCGACGCCTACAAGTCGCTTGCGGAAGCGCTGCGCCATGGCGGCATCAGCAATAATGCCAGGGTCAATCTGAAGTGGATCGACAGCGAAGTGTTTGAACGCGAAGACGCGGTCCGGCATCTCGAAGGCGTTCACGGCATTCTCGTTCCCGGCGGCTTTGGCGAGCGCGGGTCGGAAGGCAAGATACAGGCGGTGCGCTTCGCCCGCGAACGCAAGGTGCCCTATTTCGGCATCTGCTTCGGCATGCAGATGGCCGTCATTGAAGCAGCGCGGAACCTCGCCGGTGTTCCAAAGGCCGGCTACACCGAGTTCGGTCCCTGCGATGAGCCGGTGGTCGGCCTGATGACCGAATGGGTGCGCGGCAATGTGCTGGAAAAGCGCGCCAAGGATAGCGATCTTGGCGGCACCATGCGCCTTGGCGCCTATGAATGCCATCTGGCTAAGGATTCGCTAGTGTCGCATATCTATGGCGACCGGATCCTGATCCGCGAACGCCATCGCCATCGCTACGAAGTGAACTATCACTACAAGGAGCGGCTGGAGAAGGTCGGCCTCAAATTCTCCGGCATGTCGCCCGATGGCGTTTTGCCGGAGATCGTCGAGATCCCGGGCCATCCCTGGTTCGTCGGCGTGCAGTTCCATCCGGAACTGAAATCGCGCCTGTTTGAACCGCATCCGTTGTTCGTCTCGTTCATTGAAGCCGCAGTGCACCAATCGCGTCTCGTGTGA
- the kdsA gene encoding 3-deoxy-8-phosphooctulonate synthase, with the protein MTTIRVGKIDIANEKPMVMIGGMNVLEDRDTAFRVAEAFCEATRRLGMPYIFKASYDKANRSSIHSFRGPGLEEGLKLLSDIKQHFGVPVLTDVHTEEQAAPVARICDIIQIPAFLARQTDLVEAMARTGAVINVKKPQFLSPPQMKNIVEKIRECGNEKILLCERGSSFGYDNLVVDMLGFRTMKAVSNNLPIIFDATHALQMRDPMAGASGGRRGQVAELARAGLAVGIAGLFIEAHPDPDNAKCDGPCALPLAKLPAFLEQMKALDDLIKSLPPLDIR; encoded by the coding sequence ATGACCACGATCCGCGTCGGAAAAATCGATATCGCCAATGAAAAGCCGATGGTGATGATCGGCGGCATGAATGTGCTGGAGGACCGGGATACGGCCTTCCGCGTCGCTGAAGCGTTCTGCGAGGCAACCCGGCGTCTCGGCATGCCGTATATTTTCAAAGCCTCCTACGACAAGGCCAACCGATCCTCGATTCATTCCTTCCGGGGTCCCGGCCTCGAAGAGGGACTCAAGCTGCTCAGCGACATTAAGCAGCATTTCGGCGTGCCGGTGCTGACTGACGTGCACACGGAAGAGCAGGCAGCGCCGGTTGCACGGATTTGCGACATCATACAGATCCCGGCTTTCCTCGCGCGCCAAACCGATCTGGTCGAGGCCATGGCGCGCACGGGTGCTGTCATCAACGTCAAGAAGCCGCAATTCCTGAGCCCACCGCAGATGAAGAACATCGTCGAGAAGATCCGGGAATGCGGCAATGAGAAGATCCTGCTGTGCGAACGGGGCAGCAGCTTCGGCTATGACAATCTCGTGGTCGATATGCTGGGCTTCCGCACCATGAAGGCGGTCAGCAACAATCTGCCGATCATCTTCGACGCGACCCATGCCTTGCAGATGCGCGATCCCATGGCCGGGGCATCCGGCGGGCGCCGCGGCCAAGTGGCCGAACTGGCGCGCGCGGGCCTCGCGGTGGGTATCGCCGGCCTCTTCATCGAGGCGCATCCGGATCCCGACAACGCCAAGTGCGACGGTCCCTGTGCGCTGCCGCTAGCGAAGCTGCCCGCATTCCTGGAACAGATGAAGGCGCTGGACGATCTCATCAAGAGTTTGCCGCCGCTCGACATCCGCTAA
- a CDS encoding acyl-CoA/acyl-ACP dehydrogenase, with the protein MDFKLSAAEVEVQGRARAFAEKHLFPHEIACDERKLGQETLAGIRQQVIAHKLNGYIHSKEDGGQGYSPMQQILVAEEIGKATCGMWTVVWKASTPLRRGTAWQRETFLLPFNAGKGRSCFAITEEGAGSDPSLVKTSAVRRGGKWVINGEKWFVTSADASTVVIVHAHVDGDPAKPTLFIVDMDQPGVIVKRIPQFMHSYLYEHYEMVFDNVEVDDNRRLGDVGQGFDLTKEWFTETRVEIAAHCLGAAIRATEIANDYAAGRIQFGKPIRDFQAIEFMLADMAVEIMAAKSFLYRVGAELNEGMDPKLMHAKASALKLYNSEMAGRVVDKALQILGGRGYMRENPVERLYRDVRVDRIWEGTSEIQRVIIAGQIKKRGLGIYTGWPA; encoded by the coding sequence ATGGATTTCAAGCTGAGCGCCGCGGAAGTTGAAGTGCAGGGCAGGGCACGGGCCTTTGCCGAAAAGCACCTCTTTCCCCATGAGATCGCCTGCGACGAGCGGAAGTTGGGCCAGGAGACGCTGGCCGGCATCCGCCAGCAGGTGATCGCTCACAAGCTCAACGGCTACATCCACAGCAAGGAAGACGGCGGGCAGGGCTATAGCCCCATGCAGCAGATTCTGGTGGCCGAGGAGATCGGCAAGGCAACCTGTGGCATGTGGACGGTGGTGTGGAAGGCGTCGACGCCCTTGCGCCGCGGGACTGCCTGGCAGCGCGAGACATTCCTGCTCCCCTTCAATGCCGGCAAGGGCCGTTCCTGCTTCGCCATCACCGAGGAGGGCGCCGGGTCGGACCCGTCCCTGGTGAAGACCAGCGCCGTGCGGCGGGGCGGCAAATGGGTCATCAACGGCGAGAAATGGTTCGTGACCTCGGCCGATGCCTCGACCGTGGTCATCGTGCATGCCCATGTCGATGGCGATCCTGCCAAGCCGACCCTGTTCATCGTCGACATGGACCAGCCGGGTGTCATCGTCAAACGCATCCCGCAATTCATGCACTCCTACCTCTATGAGCATTACGAGATGGTGTTCGATAATGTCGAGGTCGACGACAATCGGCGTCTCGGCGACGTCGGCCAAGGCTTCGATCTCACCAAGGAATGGTTCACCGAGACCCGCGTTGAGATCGCGGCGCATTGCCTGGGTGCCGCCATTCGCGCTACCGAGATCGCCAACGATTACGCGGCGGGCCGAATCCAGTTCGGCAAGCCGATCCGCGACTTCCAGGCGATCGAGTTCATGCTGGCCGACATGGCGGTGGAGATCATGGCGGCAAAATCATTCCTCTACCGCGTCGGCGCCGAACTCAATGAGGGGATGGACCCCAAATTGATGCATGCCAAGGCCTCGGCTCTGAAGCTCTACAATTCCGAAATGGCGGGGCGGGTGGTCGACAAGGCGCTGCAGATACTGGGCGGGCGCGGCTATATGCGCGAGAATCCAGTCGAGCGCCTCTATCGCGACGTCCGTGTTGACCGCATCTGGGAAGGTACCTCGGAAATCCAACGCGTCATCATCGCCGGCCAGATCAAGAAGCGAGGCCTCGGGATCTACACCGGCTGGCCGGCATAG